In a single window of the Acyrthosiphon pisum isolate AL4f chromosome X, pea_aphid_22Mar2018_4r6ur, whole genome shotgun sequence genome:
- the LOC100160402 gene encoding methyl farnesoate epoxidase-like isoform X1 has protein sequence MFIAAATITIFIIFCFLDIITSPKYPSGPTRVPLLGNFLEIQKLKNKLGFYHLVWDKLAKCYGQVYSVKFGPIETVVVSGYDAVREVLSKDDFDGQADGFFFRTRAFYKKLGIVFVDGPMWTEQRKFCMRHLQKLGFCGDVMEKIVIEEVNDLVLDITRKYENGKSIEVRGLFEVSVLNGLWAMLAGGRFSLNDSRLARVVELIHESLRILDMPGGILNQWPFIRYLAPKLSRNKHLKQIINELYILLKESVEEHKCSENDQEDFISAFLMDIEKNKKSLGSFSEEQLVVILLDLFLAGSETTSITLSSVILHLLMNQDIQTKVRAELDAVIGDREILPSDRKRLNYLEAVFMEVQRHSNVVPLAIATNRTIRKTTLQDYIIPKDTLVLASIWSVHMDEQHWGDPEVFRPERFLDSKGKIINDSWLMPFGVGKRRCLGEKLAKTYIFMFIAKLIQHFEIRIPTDIQLPDKPQNGVNISQTPVSVFFIPRRCLKAN, from the exons AATTAGGATTCTATCACTTGGTTTGGGATAAGTTGGCCAAATGTTACGGCCAAGTGTATTCTGTAAAATTTGGTCCAATAGAAACAGTAGTAGTTTCTGGATATGATGCAGTACGAGAAGTATTGTCCAAAGACGACTTTGATGGACAAGCAgatggattttttttcagaaccagagctttttataagaaattag gcaTAGTATTTGTTGATGGACCAATGTGGACCGAGCAGAGAAAATTTTGCATGCGACATTTACAAAAATTGGGATTTTGTGGTGATGTAAtggaaaaaattgtaattgaagAAGTCAACGATCTCGTATTAGACATAACGAGAAAATATGAG aatggTAAATCAATTGAAGTGCGTGGCTTATTCGAAGTATCAGTTTTAAACGGTCTTTGGGCAATGTTAGCCGGTGGTAGATTTTCATTGAATGATTCTAGACTTGCACGAGTTGTAGAATTAATACATGAAAGTCTTAGAATATTAGATATGCCAGGAGGGATATTAAACCAGTGGCCATTCATTCGGTATTTAGCACCCAAATTGTCTAGAAATAAACAcctcaaacaaataattaacgaattatatatactattaaaa GAATCAGTAGAAGAGCACAAATGCAGTGAAAATGATCAAGAAGACTTTATAAGTGCATTTTTGATGGatattgagaaaaataaaaaatctctgGGGTCGTTTTCAGAAGAACAGCTTGTTGTTATACTATTGGATTTGTTTTTAGCTGGGTCAGAAACCACAAGCATCACGTTGTCATCTGTAATTTTACATCTCCTTATGAATCAAGATATTCAAACCAAAGTACGTGCAGAGTTGGATGCAGTAATTGGAGATCGAGAAATTCTTCCTTCAGATAGAAAAAG ATTGAACTATCTTGAAGCCGTATTTATGGAAGTTCAGAGACATAGTAACGTTGTTCCGTTAGCAATCGCTACCAATAGAACTATTCGAAAAACCACCCTACAAgactatataatacctaaa gaTACACTAGTATTGGCGAGTATATGGAGTGTTCATATGGATGAGCAGCATTGGGGTGATCCCGAGGTATTTCGACCGGAAAGATTTTTGGATAGTAaaggaaaaattataaatgatagttGGCTTATGCCATTTGGTGTTG GTAAACGAAGGTGCCTTGGAGAGAAATTGGCTAAgacgtatatatttatgttcattGCAAAATTGATTCAACATTTTGAGATACGAATTCCGACCGATATCCAATTGCCAGATAAGCCTCAAAATGGTGTTAATATTTCTCAAACTCCAGtgtctgttttttttatacccAGACGTTGTTTAAAAgccaattaa